A genomic stretch from Petrimonas mucosa includes:
- a CDS encoding glycosyltransferase family A protein, with product MKQWQAYLERQKPEYLQTRFPRDISAGMVVVIPCYNEQDELITLQSLCDCTLPDEGVIVAVIINSSVVSPHEALLRNRTTFNEITSFASKNNRDSLRFFPLIFENLPRKHAGVGLARKIGMDLAIQHFLDTGNRDGVIISLDADCTVSPNFLTGISAAYRQTVKLCCTVQNFFHRVENNDEKLEMAIRQYEQHIRYFSRMLRFIGFPYPYHTIGSAFSVAADAYVRVGGMGRQQGGEDFYFLQKVFAFGKVKELEQLHVYPMARFSDRIPFGTGPALQKIADEPDGEMKSYHFDAFLALKELFDLRHAFFKQDGSVIREKIGQLHPAIVEFTRRYDVVQEIEECNRNSATLPAFEKRFFHHFNAFKIIKYLNFVHPAFFQPGTLSLQVEKSIGSF from the coding sequence ATGAAACAGTGGCAAGCCTATCTGGAAAGACAGAAGCCCGAATACCTGCAAACCAGATTCCCCCGGGATATCAGTGCCGGCATGGTGGTAGTGATTCCCTGTTACAACGAACAGGATGAGCTGATCACCCTGCAAAGCCTCTGCGACTGTACGTTGCCGGATGAAGGGGTAATCGTGGCTGTAATCATCAACTCCAGCGTGGTATCGCCGCACGAGGCTCTCCTCCGGAACCGGACAACCTTCAACGAGATCACTTCGTTTGCATCTAAAAACAACCGAGATTCCCTCCGGTTCTTTCCGCTAATTTTCGAGAACCTCCCGCGAAAGCATGCCGGAGTGGGGCTGGCCCGTAAAATCGGGATGGATCTGGCGATTCAACATTTCCTCGACACGGGCAACCGCGACGGTGTCATCATCTCCCTGGATGCCGACTGTACCGTCTCGCCAAACTTTCTCACCGGCATATCGGCTGCCTACAGGCAAACCGTAAAGCTTTGCTGTACGGTACAGAACTTCTTTCACCGGGTGGAGAACAACGACGAAAAACTGGAAATGGCAATCCGGCAATATGAACAACACATCCGCTACTTCAGCCGGATGCTCAGGTTCATCGGATTCCCCTACCCTTACCACACCATCGGTTCGGCATTTTCAGTTGCAGCCGATGCATACGTTCGTGTCGGAGGGATGGGAAGGCAACAGGGCGGCGAGGACTTCTACTTCCTGCAGAAAGTTTTTGCATTTGGCAAGGTCAAAGAGCTGGAGCAGCTCCATGTCTACCCGATGGCCCGATTTTCCGACAGGATCCCGTTCGGCACGGGGCCTGCACTGCAGAAGATTGCCGACGAACCCGACGGAGAGATGAAGAGCTACCATTTCGACGCTTTCCTTGCGCTGAAAGAGCTTTTCGATCTACGGCACGCCTTCTTTAAACAGGATGGTTCTGTTATCCGGGAGAAGATAGGGCAGCTCCACCCTGCGATCGTCGAGTTTACAAGAAGATACGATGTAGTTCAGGAGATCGAGGAGTGTAACCGCAACAGCGCCACCCTACCCGCATTTGAAAAACGGTTCTTCCACCACTTCAACGCTTTCAAGATCATCAAGTACCTCAATTTTGTCCACCCTGCCTTCTTCCAGCCCGGAACATTATCCCTGCAAGTGGAGAAATCGATCGGTTCATTTTGA
- a CDS encoding lytic transglycosylase domain-containing protein, which produces MKRNSIYIFSIIATAAVIASINLSNSDLEKAESERPQVLSMTASVEIPEEMTFAGEKIHFDRYDLRERMDRELNSFTYFHSTTMLLFKRANRIFPIIEPILKQEGVPDDLKYLAVIESSLDPRAVSPARATGLWQLLSGTAQELGLEVSSEVDERYHISKSTVAACRFLKDAYRRYGSWSAAVMSYNGGKARITSELSKQQAEEALDLWLVEETSRYYFRMMAIKSLFENPSKYGFILRGDQLYKPMEFKEVNVSTAIPNLASFARENGITYAQLKDFNSWLRDTKLTNKLGKTYTILIPTRESLYYKKGEKIKIHDKRWVTE; this is translated from the coding sequence ATGAAACGAAACAGCATATACATCTTTTCAATTATTGCCACCGCAGCCGTTATCGCATCTATAAACCTATCAAACAGCGATTTAGAGAAGGCGGAGAGTGAACGGCCACAGGTACTCTCGATGACGGCATCGGTAGAGATACCCGAAGAGATGACTTTTGCCGGCGAGAAGATTCACTTCGACAGGTACGATCTCCGCGAGCGGATGGACCGTGAACTGAACAGTTTTACCTACTTCCACTCCACCACCATGCTCCTCTTCAAACGGGCAAACCGCATCTTCCCGATAATCGAACCGATCCTGAAACAGGAAGGGGTGCCCGACGACCTGAAATATCTGGCAGTGATTGAAAGCAGCCTCGATCCGCGCGCAGTCTCCCCGGCCCGCGCCACCGGACTGTGGCAGCTTCTCTCGGGGACGGCACAGGAGCTTGGACTGGAGGTCTCATCCGAGGTGGATGAACGCTACCATATCAGCAAATCGACCGTAGCCGCCTGCCGGTTCCTCAAGGATGCATACCGCAGATACGGCTCGTGGAGTGCCGCCGTCATGTCATACAACGGAGGGAAGGCCAGGATCACCAGCGAACTGAGTAAACAGCAGGCCGAAGAGGCCCTCGACCTTTGGCTTGTAGAGGAGACAAGCCGATACTACTTCCGTATGATGGCCATCAAGAGCTTGTTTGAAAATCCTTCGAAATACGGATTTATCCTTCGCGGCGACCAGCTCTACAAACCGATGGAATTCAAGGAGGTTAACGTATCAACAGCCATCCCCAACCTGGCCTCTTTTGCCAGGGAGAACGGGATTACCTATGCCCAGCTGAAGGATTTCAACTCGTGGCTCCGCGACACCAAGCTCACCAACAAACTGGGCAAAACTTACACCATTCTCATCCCTACCCGGGAGAGCCTCTACTACAAAAAAGGCGAGAAGATTAAAATTCACGACAAACGGTGGGTAACTGAATGA
- a CDS encoding aminoacyl-histidine dipeptidase: MNIKDLEPKIVWHYFHDITQIPRPSKKEERIIAYLLDFAREHNLEARKDAVGNVVITKPATPGKEGSPTVVLQSHVDMVCEKNSDVTHDFDNDPIETIIDGDWVKANGTTLGADNGIGIAAQLAVLASTDIAHGKIEALFTVDEETGLTGASSLEPGFITGNILLNLDTEEEGEIYIGCAGGIGTKAYFRYKEKSAPEDYFWFKVQVKGLRGGHSGSDIDKGLGNANKILTRFLYGIMNKKYGMVLSEIGGGNLHNAIAREAYAVVGVKEKYKEDIRVKLNIFLANVQNEYKKSDPGLEILLESVSMPSKIIKRGVARRLIQSLYACPHGVISMSADIEGLVETSTNLASIKMLDNNIIEIGTSQRSSVESRKEDIANRVRAVFELAEAKVVHNEGYPGWQPNTDSHILKLARDEYKNLYNKEAKVKAIHAGLECGLFLEKYPQLDMISIGPDMTDVHSPDERMNIPSVGKFWNYLVRILENVSSAETE; encoded by the coding sequence ATGAATATCAAAGACCTTGAACCCAAAATTGTTTGGCATTATTTCCACGACATTACACAGATTCCCCGTCCATCGAAGAAAGAGGAGAGGATTATCGCCTATCTGCTCGACTTCGCAAGGGAGCATAACCTGGAAGCCAGAAAAGATGCTGTCGGCAATGTGGTGATTACGAAACCGGCAACGCCAGGCAAAGAGGGATCGCCGACCGTGGTTCTGCAGTCGCACGTCGATATGGTGTGCGAGAAGAACAGCGATGTGACGCACGATTTCGACAACGATCCGATTGAAACCATCATCGATGGCGATTGGGTAAAAGCAAACGGAACCACCCTCGGGGCGGATAACGGTATCGGCATTGCAGCTCAGTTGGCGGTGCTGGCATCGACCGACATTGCCCACGGGAAGATTGAGGCTCTCTTTACCGTGGATGAAGAGACGGGACTGACCGGCGCCAGTTCGCTCGAACCCGGCTTTATTACCGGAAACATTTTGCTGAACTTGGATACGGAGGAGGAGGGAGAGATCTATATCGGATGTGCCGGCGGGATAGGGACAAAGGCCTATTTCCGGTACAAGGAGAAGAGTGCCCCCGAGGACTATTTCTGGTTTAAGGTTCAGGTGAAGGGACTTCGGGGAGGCCATTCGGGCAGCGATATTGACAAGGGCCTCGGGAACGCCAACAAAATCCTTACCCGGTTCCTGTACGGAATCATGAACAAGAAGTACGGGATGGTGCTCTCTGAGATTGGTGGAGGAAACCTACACAACGCTATTGCCCGGGAGGCATATGCTGTTGTAGGGGTTAAAGAGAAATACAAGGAGGATATCCGGGTAAAACTCAATATTTTTCTTGCCAATGTGCAGAACGAGTATAAAAAGAGTGATCCCGGTCTGGAGATATTGCTCGAGTCGGTGTCGATGCCGTCGAAAATCATCAAGCGGGGTGTTGCCAGAAGGCTGATACAGTCGCTTTATGCCTGCCCGCACGGCGTAATCAGCATGAGCGCCGATATCGAAGGGCTGGTGGAGACCTCAACCAACCTGGCGTCTATCAAGATGCTGGACAACAATATTATCGAGATCGGCACCAGTCAGCGCAGTTCGGTTGAGTCGCGCAAGGAGGATATTGCCAATAGAGTCCGTGCCGTCTTCGAACTGGCCGAAGCGAAGGTGGTGCACAATGAGGGTTATCCGGGATGGCAGCCCAATACCGACTCCCATATCCTGAAACTGGCAAGAGATGAATATAAGAACCTTTACAACAAGGAGGCAAAGGTGAAGGCGATCCATGCCGGCCTGGAATGTGGCCTCTTCCTTGAGAAATATCCTCAACTGGACATGATCTCCATCGGCCCCGATATGACTGACGTCCATTCGCCCGATGAACGGATGAACATTCCATCCGTGGGTAAATTCTGGAATTACCTGGTACGGATTCTGGAGAATGTATCTTCGGCGGAGACGGAATAA
- the pnp gene encoding polyribonucleotide nucleotidyltransferase — MTNPIMKRIELSDGRTITLETGKLAKQADGAVELRMGNTMLLATVCAAKDAAPGVDFMPLQVEYKEKFSAFGRFPGGFMKREGRPSDYEILTSRLIDRALRPLFPDDYHAEVFVTVMLFSADGEDMPDALAGLAASAALAVSDIPFNGPLSEVRVARVDGKFVVNPTFSQLEKSDIDIIVGATIDNIMMVEGEMSEVSEAELLEAIKFAHEEIKVQCKAQLELMELCGTVKKREYCHEENDEELRKQVWDACYSKAYAIAASQNNDKHARTEAFEAILEEFMEAIPEEEREAKAPLVAKYYHDVEKEAMRRCILDEGKRLDGRSTTEIRPIWSEVDYIKGPHGSAIFTRGETQSLTTVTLGTKLDEKIVDDVLNHSTERFLLHYNFPPFSTGDARPQRATGRREIGHGNLAHRALKRMIPEGYPYVIRVVSDILESNGSSSMATVCAGTLALMDAGVKMKKPVSGIAMGLISENRGQNYAILSDILGDEDHLGDMDFKVCGTKDGITATQMDIKVDGLSYEILEKALAQAKAGREHIMGKMMETISEPRPDLKPHAPRIEVIEIPKDYIGAVIGPGGKIIQGIQEETGAIITIEEIDSKGRVEVSASNKNSIEAALRKIKSIVAVPEVGEVYDATVRSVMPYGAFCEFLPGKDGLLHISEIDWKRLEKVEDAGIKEGDKVSVKLIDIDPKTGKFKLSRKALLPRPQKPE, encoded by the coding sequence ATGACGAATCCAATCATGAAGCGAATCGAGCTGTCAGACGGACGCACGATTACGCTCGAAACGGGAAAACTGGCCAAACAAGCCGATGGGGCGGTAGAGCTGCGTATGGGCAATACCATGCTCCTGGCCACTGTTTGCGCTGCAAAAGACGCTGCCCCCGGAGTAGATTTTATGCCACTTCAAGTAGAATATAAAGAGAAATTCTCCGCTTTCGGACGTTTTCCGGGAGGTTTCATGAAGAGGGAAGGAAGGCCTTCGGATTACGAGATCCTTACCAGCCGGTTGATCGACCGTGCTCTCCGCCCCCTCTTTCCTGACGACTACCATGCCGAAGTATTCGTGACGGTAATGCTCTTTTCGGCAGACGGTGAAGATATGCCGGATGCATTGGCCGGTCTTGCCGCATCTGCAGCACTGGCCGTTTCCGACATTCCGTTCAACGGTCCGCTTTCGGAAGTACGTGTTGCCCGGGTAGACGGGAAATTTGTTGTTAACCCGACCTTCAGTCAACTTGAAAAATCTGATATTGATATTATCGTGGGAGCTACCATCGACAACATCATGATGGTGGAAGGCGAGATGAGCGAGGTTTCGGAAGCGGAGCTGCTCGAAGCGATCAAGTTTGCTCACGAAGAGATAAAGGTACAGTGCAAGGCTCAGCTTGAACTGATGGAGCTTTGCGGGACGGTCAAGAAACGCGAATATTGTCACGAGGAGAACGATGAGGAGCTCCGCAAACAGGTGTGGGATGCATGTTATTCCAAAGCCTACGCTATTGCCGCTTCACAGAATAACGACAAGCACGCCCGCACGGAGGCCTTTGAAGCTATCCTCGAAGAGTTTATGGAGGCCATTCCAGAGGAAGAGCGTGAGGCAAAAGCGCCGCTGGTTGCCAAGTATTACCACGACGTGGAGAAGGAGGCGATGCGCCGTTGCATACTGGACGAGGGAAAACGGCTCGACGGGAGAAGCACTACCGAGATTCGCCCCATCTGGAGTGAAGTGGACTACATAAAAGGTCCGCACGGCTCGGCCATATTTACACGCGGGGAGACCCAGTCGCTGACAACCGTTACCTTGGGTACGAAACTTGACGAAAAAATTGTGGACGACGTGCTTAACCACAGCACTGAGCGGTTCCTGTTACACTATAATTTCCCGCCATTCTCCACTGGAGATGCGCGTCCGCAGCGAGCTACCGGCCGTCGTGAGATCGGTCACGGAAACTTGGCCCACCGGGCGTTGAAGCGCATGATCCCCGAAGGATATCCATATGTGATCCGTGTCGTTTCTGATATCCTCGAATCCAACGGTTCATCGTCGATGGCAACGGTTTGTGCCGGTACGCTGGCCCTGATGGATGCAGGTGTAAAGATGAAGAAACCGGTATCGGGGATTGCCATGGGGCTGATCTCGGAAAACAGGGGTCAAAATTATGCCATCCTCTCCGATATTCTCGGTGATGAGGATCACCTGGGGGATATGGATTTCAAGGTGTGCGGAACCAAAGATGGCATTACCGCTACCCAGATGGACATCAAGGTAGATGGACTATCTTACGAGATTCTTGAAAAGGCGCTCGCACAAGCCAAGGCAGGTCGCGAACACATCATGGGCAAGATGATGGAGACCATCTCCGAACCACGTCCCGATCTGAAGCCGCATGCTCCGAGGATCGAAGTGATCGAAATTCCGAAAGACTATATCGGTGCTGTTATCGGCCCGGGTGGAAAGATCATTCAGGGTATCCAGGAGGAGACCGGTGCCATTATCACCATCGAGGAGATCGACAGCAAAGGCAGGGTAGAGGTGTCTGCTTCCAATAAAAACTCCATTGAGGCGGCGTTGCGCAAGATCAAGTCGATTGTTGCCGTTCCCGAGGTTGGCGAGGTATACGATGCCACCGTCAGATCGGTAATGCCGTACGGTGCCTTCTGCGAATTCCTGCCAGGCAAGGATGGATTGCTCCACATTTCAGAAATCGACTGGAAACGGCTCGAGAAGGTGGAAGATGCTGGAATTAAGGAGGGGGACAAGGTCTCTGTCAAGCTGATCGATATCGATCCCAAAACAGGTAAATTCAAACTTTCGCGCAAGGCTTTGCTGCCTCGCCCCCAAAAGCCGGAATAA
- a CDS encoding MarC family protein, whose amino-acid sequence MLGFNTVEIVSAFLVLFAIIDATGSVPIFLNLRSQNKIIEPFKASLYSIVILILFLFIGEAILKLFQVDLSSFAIAGALVILIISIEMIFGVEIFKIDDSSSGNGSATLVPVVFPLITGPGTFTTLLAMRAEYNTVNIIIAVFLNIAVVYLVLRYLDGVKKLMGVGGVFILRKFFGVILLAIAVRLITSNLSALIESIQSQAL is encoded by the coding sequence ATGCTTGGATTCAATACTGTAGAGATAGTCAGTGCTTTTCTGGTTCTGTTTGCCATTATCGACGCAACGGGATCTGTCCCCATTTTTTTGAACCTGAGGAGCCAGAACAAGATCATCGAGCCGTTCAAGGCCTCGCTCTACTCCATTGTAATCCTGATCCTCTTCCTCTTTATCGGGGAGGCGATCCTGAAGCTTTTCCAGGTAGACCTCTCCTCATTTGCTATCGCCGGAGCCTTGGTGATCCTGATCATCTCCATCGAGATGATCTTCGGCGTGGAGATATTCAAGATCGACGACAGCTCTTCCGGAAACGGTTCGGCGACCCTTGTCCCGGTGGTTTTCCCGCTGATTACCGGTCCGGGAACCTTCACCACGCTCCTGGCAATGCGTGCCGAGTACAATACGGTCAACATCATCATTGCCGTATTTCTGAACATTGCGGTGGTCTATCTGGTCTTGCGCTATCTCGACGGTGTGAAAAAATTGATGGGGGTAGGCGGTGTCTTTATCCTACGTAAATTTTTCGGGGTAATCCTTCTGGCCATCGCCGTTCGACTTATCACCTCCAACCTTAGCGCGCTGATAGAATCGATCCAGTCACAGGCATTGTAA
- a CDS encoding OmpH family outer membrane protein gives MKNNNAYIFGAILAVAILILYILHFTSTPGKNGVKKGNFITMMNDSSITLPVAYVNVDSLLMNYNFAKDLNEALMRTEESSRASLTQKERQLNAAAQEFQRKLQNNAFLSQERAEQEQQRILRMQQEYQQMAERLSQEFALEQQKLNMELADTVKVRLVEFNKDKGYQIIYSNTGADNILFADEKYDITKEVTEFLNKKYGPATSVNNPDSSNKK, from the coding sequence ATGAAGAATAATAATGCCTATATCTTTGGGGCAATTTTAGCCGTTGCAATCCTGATTTTATACATCTTGCATTTTACTTCCACACCGGGTAAAAACGGTGTAAAAAAAGGTAACTTCATCACGATGATGAACGACTCTTCCATCACGCTTCCCGTAGCCTATGTCAATGTCGACTCTCTCCTGATGAACTATAACTTTGCAAAAGACTTGAACGAAGCACTGATGAGAACCGAAGAGAGTTCACGCGCCAGCCTGACCCAGAAAGAGCGTCAACTGAATGCAGCCGCCCAGGAGTTTCAACGCAAGTTGCAGAACAATGCCTTCCTGAGTCAGGAGAGGGCAGAACAGGAGCAGCAGCGTATCCTGAGGATGCAGCAGGAATACCAGCAGATGGCAGAGAGATTGAGCCAGGAGTTTGCACTGGAGCAACAGAAACTCAACATGGAGCTGGCCGATACGGTAAAGGTCCGTCTAGTCGAGTTCAACAAGGATAAGGGATACCAGATCATCTACAGCAATACGGGTGCCGACAATATCCTTTTTGCCGACGAGAAATATGACATCACCAAGGAGGTGACCGAGTTCCTGAACAAGAAATATGGTCCGGCAACCTCTGTAAACAATCCCGACAGCAGCAACAAGAAGTAA
- a CDS encoding endonuclease/exonuclease/phosphatase family protein, with amino-acid sequence MKKFLLTCSLLLVAISFSIADTGFRILFYNVENLFDTVDDPLKDDDEFLPEGTMKWKPWRYWEKLRNITRVITAVGGMYSPALVGLCEVENDSVLFDLTRRSPLRAQGYEYVITSSPDERGVDVALLYQRHQFRLLEKNEHEVLFSDKRLRPTRNILHVAGKTVTGDTLDLFVCHWPSRRGGQRESEPARIDAASLLRRKVDSLFSIRGDANIVIMGDFNDNPDNRSISLTLGAGAPDQDCSEKRLYNLFSSHLKELRRGTYFFQGNWELPDQIIVSGNLLRQENPLYIREGRGYIFSPDFLLREEKSSGVKRPYRTYYGPRYIGGFSDHLPVYADLEFNSSGI; translated from the coding sequence ATGAAAAAGTTTCTCCTGACCTGCTCTCTTCTGCTGGTCGCCATCTCATTTTCCATTGCAGACACGGGTTTTCGCATTCTCTTCTACAATGTGGAGAACCTGTTCGATACCGTCGATGATCCACTGAAAGATGATGATGAGTTCCTTCCGGAGGGGACCATGAAATGGAAGCCGTGGAGGTATTGGGAAAAACTGAGAAATATTACCCGGGTAATCACGGCCGTTGGTGGCATGTACTCTCCGGCGCTGGTGGGACTCTGCGAGGTTGAGAACGACAGCGTGCTGTTCGATCTCACCCGGCGGTCGCCGCTTCGGGCGCAAGGGTATGAGTATGTGATCACCAGTTCTCCCGACGAGCGAGGCGTGGATGTGGCGCTGCTCTATCAGCGGCATCAGTTCAGACTGCTGGAAAAAAACGAACATGAGGTGCTCTTCAGCGACAAGCGTCTCCGTCCCACGCGCAACATTCTCCATGTGGCCGGAAAAACCGTCACCGGAGATACGCTCGACCTGTTTGTCTGTCACTGGCCAAGCCGGCGAGGTGGCCAGCGTGAGTCGGAACCGGCCCGCATTGATGCTGCATCCCTTCTGCGGAGGAAAGTAGACAGCCTTTTCAGTATCAGGGGAGATGCCAACATTGTGATCATGGGTGATTTCAACGACAATCCCGACAACCGGAGCATCTCCCTGACGTTGGGTGCGGGAGCTCCAGACCAGGATTGTAGCGAGAAGAGGCTGTACAATCTTTTTTCCAGCCATTTGAAAGAGCTGAGGCGGGGTACCTACTTTTTCCAGGGCAACTGGGAGCTGCCTGATCAGATTATCGTGAGCGGTAACCTGTTGAGGCAGGAGAATCCTCTCTATATACGGGAGGGAAGAGGGTATATCTTCAGTCCCGATTTTCTGTTGAGGGAAGAGAAGAGCAGTGGGGTGAAACGTCCGTACCGCACCTACTATGGACCAAGGTATATCGGTGGTTTTAGCGACCATTTGCCGGTTTACGCCGATCTTGAGTTCAACTCTTCCGGAATTTGA
- the eno gene encoding phosphopyruvate hydratase, translating to MRIVSILGREVLDSRGNPTVEVDVLTESGAFGRAAVPSGASTGENEALELRDGDKKRYLGKGVLKAVANINDVIAPALVGMNVLEQTQIDAKLLELDGTKTKSNLGANALLGVSLAVAKAAANYLGLPLYRYIGGTNTYVLPVPMMNIINGGSHSDAPIAFQEFMIRPVGASSFREGLRMGAEVFHALKKVLHDKGLSTAVGDEGGFAPNLAGGTEEALESILTAIKNAGYEPGKDVKIALDCAASEFYKDGIYDYTKFEGASGKKRTSAEQAEYLKELITKYPIDSIEDGMSENDWEGWKLLTDKIGGQCQLVGDDLFVTNVDFLRKGIEMGCANSILIKVNQIGTLTETLNAIEMAHRHGYTSVTSHRSGETEDATIADIAVATNSGQIKTGSLSRSDRMAKYNQLLRIEEELGDRAVYGYKRIR from the coding sequence ATGAGAATTGTAAGTATTTTAGGACGTGAAGTGTTGGATTCAAGAGGCAATCCCACAGTAGAGGTTGATGTATTAACGGAGTCGGGTGCGTTTGGACGCGCTGCAGTTCCATCGGGTGCATCAACCGGTGAAAACGAAGCATTGGAGCTTCGCGACGGCGACAAGAAAAGATACCTGGGCAAGGGTGTACTGAAAGCGGTTGCAAATATCAATGATGTGATTGCACCTGCATTGGTAGGCATGAACGTGTTGGAACAGACACAGATCGACGCCAAGCTGCTCGAACTCGACGGAACGAAGACCAAATCGAACCTGGGAGCCAATGCACTTCTGGGCGTTTCGCTCGCCGTAGCCAAGGCTGCCGCCAACTACCTGGGATTACCCCTCTATCGCTACATCGGCGGAACAAATACTTACGTATTGCCCGTTCCAATGATGAACATCATCAACGGCGGTTCTCACTCCGACGCTCCCATCGCTTTCCAGGAGTTCATGATCCGTCCGGTTGGCGCCAGCTCCTTCCGCGAAGGACTCCGCATGGGTGCCGAAGTTTTCCATGCACTCAAGAAAGTGCTTCACGACAAGGGACTCAGCACTGCAGTAGGAGATGAAGGTGGTTTCGCTCCCAACCTGGCAGGTGGAACCGAAGAGGCACTGGAATCGATTCTCACTGCAATCAAGAATGCCGGCTATGAACCGGGCAAGGATGTGAAGATCGCTCTCGACTGTGCCGCCTCAGAGTTCTACAAAGACGGCATCTACGATTATACCAAGTTCGAAGGAGCCAGCGGCAAAAAACGCACCTCTGCCGAACAGGCCGAATACCTGAAGGAACTTATCACCAAGTATCCGATCGACTCTATCGAGGATGGCATGAGCGAAAACGACTGGGAAGGCTGGAAACTTCTCACCGACAAGATCGGCGGCCAATGCCAGTTGGTGGGTGACGACCTCTTCGTAACCAACGTCGACTTTCTCCGCAAGGGTATCGAGATGGGTTGCGCCAACTCCATCCTGATCAAGGTGAACCAGATCGGCACGCTCACCGAGACGCTAAACGCCATCGAGATGGCTCACCGTCACGGCTACACCAGCGTAACATCTCACCGTTCGGGCGAGACCGAAGATGCCACCATCGCCGACATCGCCGTGGCTACCAACTCCGGACAGATCAAGACCGGTTCACTGAGCCGTTCAGACCGTATGGCAAAATACAACCAGTTGCTCCGCATCGAAGAAGAACTGGGCGACAGGGCCGTATACGGATACAAGAGAATCAGGTAA